AgagcattaaatttaaacaatttatcacGGAacgattatgtattttatgtagcacaaattataaataattactaaagaTATAGGTACTTAATTAGCGGATCGCCAAAAAAgataagatattaatattcttcATTCATCAAACTCTTTCTTACTGAATTAGTATACTAAAATAGTATTGCTTGCAAGTTGTCTGAAATTGTTGtactatatgttattgtattttaatacaaatttttactttagtgttaaataaaataaataaataaataaatgataaaagccCCACAGACATAGGGCATTGCAGAATTAGATAAtatgtatcaaaaatatttgggCATTTATTCATCTATATGGTTTGTTTCAATATGAAAGCtttacgttatattattaattaatacttctATAACAATTAAAGTTGACACCTTGGGAGATAGGTATAACATTCTATCGTGCAATCATTTGTCTTATAAGACTTATCAAAGATTGCGCGAAATTCTGTAGTAAATTACATTCGAAATAATGTAAACGCTACAAAAACGAAAAGAACACGAAAGATGGAATTTTCTCGAATAATTGGAATGTTTATCTACAAATCTTAGGAAATAAGTTTCTAAGTAAAATTCTGCAATATGTATCTAAATCagacaataaatatagttcaAAATTGATGCAACATATCTTTCAGGTCATCATGAGAACTTGGCTGTTAGTCCTGTGCGTGCTGACGGTGGTGGCATCCTGCTATTCTCAACAACAACAACTTTACAACCGCTATGATAATTTCAATGCTGACTCCATTATTCAAAACGAGAGGATCCTTCTCGCATATTACAAGTGTGTCATGGAAAAGGGACCGTGCACTAAGGACGGCAAGAATTTTAAGCGTGAGTATCTTTGAGAAACCTTTGAGAAACCTCTTTGTTCTTGTATAATGCCGACGTTACATAAGATCAATCGTGATCAATTGTAGGTTTTGCCTTATAAACTCCTCTATCGTCGATTGAAAGTCATATTAACTACTAAAACTGGTTCAGTCATTCTGTATAATAATGATACCTTTTTGAATttacgaaataattatataaggtTCTTAAATCTTGCTGTCATGTTAACAAGAATATTTTTGCCTAAGCATGTgagtaaacataataataagaacATTCAGTTATTTAGTAAATCGACTTACTGTATTTttgattcaattattattatgtgcaatttataaaatgtttacaataaaGTGTGTTGCAGAACAATTTTACATGAATTCAACATATCGATCACTTTATTTTCACTTAGGACTGgttgttctttttatataagagaGGAAAAAAGttcaatatgtaaaataataggtACTTTTTATGATTTGTAATTAAGATCATTTTGACCCTGGAATTCAATCAACAAAtcgtcattaattttaatgcttaaaaataaatttaaataattttaagagtcgaaagaataaatatttaataaaaaatattttgtttcccTTTTCAGGTGTCCTGCCAGAAACTCTGCAAACAGCTTGTGGAAGATGTTCTCCAAAACAAAAGTCAGTCGTGAGAAAAATGCTTTTGGGCATACGATCGAAAAGTGAACTCAGATTCGTAGAACTTCTAGACAAATACGACCCCACCGCAGTCAATAGAGAAgcactttataattttttagtgACTGGcaattaataagttaaaaacgaattatattatttgctcTGTTTTGATGTATTGTTAATAAACaatcaatattaaagtattcataaattgcaataaacaATTCTTGAAACAGAGCATAATTAAAAGGCATTCAGCCTCGCATAAGAACCTGTAATAtctttaagttataaataaatacttgtaaGCTAAACTGTGTTTTTCCATCCTACATTGTTTAACAAGATCGGATCGAGATCATTGCGGTTAATcaacaatttacatatttgcGTAAACCacattgaataaatgattaataagGACGATTATACTGGACTGTTATGTATAATAGATACAACATATTACCAAGAATTtacttgaatataaaaaagcttCCTCCCTAGCATATATAAAACACGTAATGATGTATAGCGCCCATTAGAATTCTAGATTTCGTGAGAAACGATACCATTAATCTAAGATGTTGAAGGTTATTGcaattctttgtttgtttatgtatgCAAATGCTCAAGATAAATATGGATCAATCGACTCTGACATTAATCTCTCCGAAGTGTTGAGTAATGATCGATTATTGGCATCGTATGGAAAGTGTTTAGTTAATAAAGGACCATGCACTCCTGAAGTTAAAAAACTAAAGggtaagtaataaaaacaaatttaaaagctattctattatttcatataatattctaaatcaaaataataaattaccattaaaatatacgatattaatattaagtttataaacttaaacaatCTATCCaacttcataaataataaatgtacacaaacataatatttcacattaaGATTATGTTACTTAAAAATCACGTTTGCACTTCATTATAGACTATTAAGTGAAATCTTaacatttttcctttttttcatttttattcgtGTATTCTCTGAGTGCCCGACGAAAAGTTTCATAGCTAACCCAACCTGAAGAATGATATTCTTTAGCCTTGTTCCAAATAGCATGAAACGAATCATCGGTAAATATTTCACCAGCTTTTTCGAACACTTCCCTTACTATTTTGGGGTGACGCTTAGAATACATATCACGATGACTTATTCCCATTGTTGTGAAGATACTTGGGTTTAAACACGATTTGGCGTCTGACTCTTCAGGAAAATAGGATCGATCTGCTTTGCAGCATCCTTCAGGAGTTACTGGAAAATctttgtcaaaatattttcctGATGGAACTCCCGCCATTAAACTAGTATTTGGTTGTATAACATCTTTTATCATTTCTCCATATGTCGTGCGAAAATCGAGACATTCTTCAGGAATACCTGTTATTTTCGGTAAGTCTGGAGTTGGTTCTCTGTAATTCAGTAAACCAATGAAGGATTTATACTCTATTTGAGATTCATTCATTATGTTCCAAATCAATAAAAGGGGCTCTATAAGATCTGGATTGaaacgtatatattttaatttgcattcgttatatagaatatttttttgcaacCATCCGGTTTTAGGATTATCTAAATatcttaattgtaaaataaattttggaaAGAAATTTCCTTCAAAGCGTTTTGACATACATTTTCGTAACGTGTTCAAATGCTCtaagcattttaaaattaaatttttctcagGATTTACTTCACATGTCGTTAGACATTCGGGTACCCCGATGCCATCTAAGACGTCAACTTTACCAAAAGCAAAACCCTTAGGCACGCAGTTGATGTTGTTATTAGGTGAAAGTGACATTCCAAGCcttgaattattgttttctaaGAAATTTGCATGCTTTGAACCAATTGGATGCTTCAAATTCAAGCCTAGACTAATACGATCATCAGTTAAACAACATTGTACTTGTCTACTTGAAGGGTCTACGTTAGTTGGCTGACCAAAAGTTTTATTAGGATTAAATGAACAATAGTTTCGAGTAGTACGATAACCACATTCTTTCGTTATAGGGGTTTGTCCAATTACAGGATTCTTTGGAAAAGCTACATCATAAGCATTTGAAGAAATAGGGTACTTTTTTCCCATAGTTGTCGTATATATATTCAGACCCTCTGGCAAATTATTTGTTGGGTCTGGTATTTTTCCGACTTCTTTTTTCCAATATGagctataaattgtatttttgaaatcactAACTAACGTTTGGAATTTAGTTTTCATTGGTGGGTTAATGAGTTCAGCCCCTTCGGTAAAAAATCCGGCATTTCTCATATCACGTTtctctttaaattttgtaaatcgcGTTGGAGTAAAAGTAGAATCAGGGTAAATTGTGTCGCTCAATAAAGCATCAACTTGGTCTTGAAGCGAATAACAAGGAAGAATATTTTTCACAGAATTCCGATCTAGACAAGGCAACCCAGCAGCGCAAATATTCGAATCACGCTCTATAAACATACCTGTGTTGCCTTTTCCTCCTGTTGTACCTGCTTTTGAGTACCGcagcattttaaaatatggattgatttctataaaatatttttgtatattttgtcaATTCACaacgttttttaaaatgtcattattGCGatcacagattaagaactaaGTTAATACGTAACTTATGTGATTGTGACGTTTATNNNNNNNNNNNNNNNNNNNNNNNNNNNNNNNNNNNNNNNNNNNNNNNNNNNNNNNNNNNNNNNNNNNNNNNNNNNNNNNNNNNNNNNNNNNNNNNNNNNNNNNNNNNNNNNNNNNNNNNNNNNNNNNNNNNNNNN
The Zerene cesonia ecotype Mississippi chromosome 14, Zerene_cesonia_1.1, whole genome shotgun sequence DNA segment above includes these coding regions:
- the LOC119831723 gene encoding uncharacterized protein LOC119831723; its protein translation is MLRYSKAGTTGGKGNTGMFIERDSNICAAGLPCLDRNSVKNILPCYSLQDQVDALLSDTIYPDSTFTPTRFTKFKEKRDMRNAGFFTEGAELINPPMKTKFQTLVSDFKNTIYSSYWKKEVGKIPDPTNNLPEGLNIYTTTMGKKYPISSNAYDVAFPKNPVIGQTPITKECGYRTTRNYCSFNPNKTFGQPTNVDPSSRQVQCCLTDDRISLGLNLKHPIGSKHANFLENNNSRLGMSLSPNNNINCVPKGFAFGKVDVLDGIGVPECLTTCEVNPEKNLILKCLEHLNTLRKCMSKRFEGNFFPKFILQLRYLDNPKTGWLQKNILYNECKLKYIRFNPDLIEPLLLIWNIMNESQIEYKSFIGLLNYREPTPDLPKITGIPEECLDFRTTYGEMIKDVIQPNTSLMAGVPSGKYFDKDFPVTPEGCCKADRSYFPEESDAKSCLNPSIFTTMGISHRDMYSKRHPKIVREVFEKAGEIFTDDSFHAIWNKAKEYHSSGWVSYETFRRALREYTNKNEKKEKC
- the LOC119831917 gene encoding uncharacterized protein LOC119831917, which gives rise to MRTWLLVLCVLTVVASCYSQQQQLYNRYDNFNADSIIQNERILLAYYKCVMEKGPCTKDGKNFKRVLPETLQTACGRCSPKQKSVVRKMLLGIRSKSELRFVELLDKYDPTAVNREALYNFLVTGKSKMLKVIAILCLFMYANAQDKYGSIDSDINLSEVLSNDRLLASYGKCLVNKGPCTPEVKKLKDKIPEVLETKCEKCSDKQKEMGKTLVKEIKAKHPDIWSDLVSFYDPQGKYQKSFEEFLKD